A single genomic interval of Trichosurus vulpecula isolate mTriVul1 chromosome 6, mTriVul1.pri, whole genome shotgun sequence harbors:
- the C6H11orf86 gene encoding uncharacterized protein C11orf86 homolog has translation MVTRRSQSLRVPRPFYGKLQEMWGEPSEGKRLVPTGQQQAPRFQRSLSFRHRREKPRSQCLETSLGLPEGLDTLPHEIPTGDLGDTEQLVQGQNQGKQRIRQYKKQVDYALRRTWGNFVANLPGVTLGRSTCRSPPLDSTS, from the exons ATGGTGACCCGTCGGAGCCAGTCCCTGAGGGTCCCCCGGCCGTTCTATGGCAAACTCCAGGAGATGTGGGGGGAGCCCTCAGAGGGCAAGAGGCTGGTGCCCACAGGGCAGCAGCAGGCCCCCAGATTCCAGAGGTCCCTAAGCTTCCGGCATCGTAGAGAGAAGCCCCGTTCCCAGTGCCTGGAAACCAGCTTGGGCCTCCCTGAAGGGCTAGATACTCTTCCTCATGAAATCCCCACCGGGGACCTGGGAGATACAGAACAGCTGGTCCAAGGCCAGAATCAGGGGAAGCAGAGAATACGACAGTACAAGAAG CAGGTGGATTATGCCCTGAGAAGAACATGGGGGAACTTTGTGGCCAACCTCCCAGGGGTGACCCTCGGCCGCTCGACGTGCCGTAGCCCTCCACTGGACTCTACCAGCTGA